A region from the Saccharomonospora azurea NA-128 genome encodes:
- a CDS encoding ABC transporter ATP-binding protein, translating to MRSETQTINMPGEPAGSGPVLSGRGLIKTYGTQRALDGVNIEIGAGDAVAIVGPSGSGKSTLLHVLAGILPADTGEVLLSGRRIDQLGEGPRSELRRKEFGFVFQSGMLVAELTAAENAALPLLLGGASRSSAMATAAEWLGKLGLGGKEQRLPGQLSGGEAQRVAIARALGHRPSVIFADEPTGALDSRTGAETMRALLDAAAETGAAVVVVTHDRELAASLPRMVSMRDGRVQL from the coding sequence ATGCGTTCGGAGACACAGACGATCAACATGCCCGGTGAACCGGCCGGTTCCGGGCCGGTCCTCTCGGGCCGAGGGCTGATCAAGACCTACGGCACCCAGCGTGCTCTCGACGGCGTGAATATCGAGATCGGCGCGGGAGACGCCGTGGCGATCGTCGGACCGTCGGGCTCGGGCAAGAGCACGTTGCTGCACGTGCTCGCGGGCATCCTGCCCGCCGACACCGGCGAGGTCCTTCTCTCGGGGCGTCGGATCGACCAGCTCGGCGAGGGCCCGCGCAGCGAGCTGCGGCGCAAGGAGTTCGGGTTCGTGTTCCAGTCGGGCATGCTCGTGGCCGAGCTGACCGCCGCCGAGAACGCGGCACTGCCGCTGCTGCTCGGGGGTGCGTCGCGGTCGTCGGCGATGGCCACGGCGGCCGAGTGGCTCGGCAAGCTCGGGCTGGGCGGCAAGGAGCAACGGCTGCCGGGGCAGTTGTCGGGAGGCGAGGCCCAGCGGGTCGCCATCGCCCGGGCGCTCGGACACCGGCCGAGCGTCATCTTCGCCGACGAGCCGACCGGGGCACTCGACAGCCGCACGGGGGCGGAGACCATGCGGGCGCTGCTCGACGCGGCCGCCGAAACCGGCGCCGCGGTGGTCGTGGTGACCCACGACCGGGAGCTCGCCGCGTCCCTGCCCCGGATGGTGTCCATGCGCGACGGCAGGGTGCAGTTGTGA
- a CDS encoding ABC transporter ATP-binding protein has product MIEAQGLTKRYGKTLAVDNLSFNVSPGKVTGFLGPNGAGKSTTMRMILGLDNPTSGQVRIGGKLYRELRDPLRTVGALLDAKWVHPNRSARAHLTWMARSNRIPVRRVDEVLEAVGLSSVADRRAGGFSLGMSQRLGIAAALLGDPEVLLFDEPVNGLDPEGILWIRQFMQRLAGEGRTVFVSSHLLSEMALTASELVVVGRGRLIAQSSTEEFVARASGTSVKVRSPQLDVLGKVLREQGAEVTDTDDGLLVSGLDSDRIGELAYENNAVLHELSPQQGSLEEAFMHITGDAVEYHADATATESAPTAA; this is encoded by the coding sequence ATGATCGAGGCACAGGGCCTCACGAAGCGATACGGCAAAACACTCGCCGTCGACAACCTCTCGTTCAACGTTTCGCCGGGCAAGGTCACCGGCTTCCTCGGGCCGAACGGCGCGGGCAAGTCCACGACCATGCGCATGATCCTCGGACTCGACAACCCCACGTCGGGGCAGGTGCGCATCGGGGGCAAGCTCTACCGGGAACTGCGCGATCCACTGCGGACCGTCGGTGCCCTGCTGGACGCCAAATGGGTCCATCCCAACCGGTCGGCGCGCGCACACCTCACCTGGATGGCGAGGTCGAACCGCATCCCCGTCCGCCGCGTCGACGAGGTGCTGGAGGCCGTCGGCCTCAGCTCGGTCGCCGACCGCCGCGCCGGGGGCTTCTCGCTCGGCATGTCGCAGCGCCTCGGCATCGCCGCCGCGCTGCTGGGCGACCCCGAGGTGCTGCTGTTCGACGAGCCGGTGAACGGTCTGGACCCGGAGGGCATCCTCTGGATCCGCCAGTTCATGCAACGCCTCGCCGGTGAGGGCCGCACCGTCTTCGTCTCCAGCCACCTGCTGTCGGAGATGGCACTGACCGCCTCCGAACTCGTCGTCGTGGGCCGGGGCAGGCTCATCGCGCAGAGCAGCACGGAGGAGTTCGTCGCGCGCGCCTCCGGGACGAGCGTGAAGGTGCGCAGCCCGCAGCTGGACGTGCTCGGCAAGGTCCTGCGCGAGCAGGGCGCCGAGGTGACCGACACCGACGACGGGTTGCTGGTGTCCGGTCTGGACAGCGACCGCATCGGCGAGCTCGCGTACGAGAACAACGCCGTGCTGCACGAGCTGAGTCCTCAGCAGGGTTCGCTCGAAGAGGCCTTCATGCACATCACGGGCGACGCCGTCGAGTACCACGCCGACGCCACGGCCACCGAATCCGCCCCCACCGCCGCCTGA
- a CDS encoding response regulator, with product MIRVLIADDQDMVRAGFRLILGAQSDIEVVADVNNGVDAVRTAWELRPDVCLLDIRMPGLDGLEVTRQLAGPQVSDPLKVVVVTTFDLDEYVHAALQGGASGFLLKDAGPAFLIEAVRAAARGDALVSPQITVRLLKHFGGTQKRKAPAPPTELTPRELDVARAAARGLTNGEIGSELYLSLSTVKTHLASVQNKLGVRNRVEIAAWAWRNGIMDDE from the coding sequence GTGATCCGGGTACTGATCGCCGACGACCAGGACATGGTGCGCGCGGGTTTCCGGCTGATTCTCGGGGCGCAGTCGGACATCGAGGTCGTCGCCGACGTCAACAACGGCGTGGACGCCGTGCGAACGGCCTGGGAGCTGCGACCCGACGTCTGCCTGCTCGACATCCGCATGCCGGGGCTCGACGGCCTGGAGGTGACCCGGCAACTCGCGGGCCCCCAGGTGTCCGATCCGCTCAAGGTCGTGGTGGTGACCACGTTCGACCTCGACGAGTACGTCCACGCGGCGTTGCAGGGCGGAGCGTCCGGGTTCCTGCTGAAGGACGCGGGGCCCGCGTTTTTGATCGAAGCGGTGCGCGCGGCCGCCCGCGGGGACGCGCTCGTCTCGCCGCAGATCACCGTGCGGCTGCTGAAGCACTTCGGCGGCACGCAGAAGAGGAAAGCGCCCGCGCCTCCGACGGAGCTGACGCCGAGAGAGCTCGACGTCGCGCGGGCCGCCGCGCGGGGGTTGACCAACGGCGAGATCGGCAGCGAGCTGTACCTGTCGCTGTCCACCGTGAAGACGCACCTCGCCTCCGTGCAGAACAAGCTCGGCGTGCGCAACCGGGTCGAGATCGCGGCCTGGGCCTGGCGAAACGGGATCATGGACGACGAGTAG
- a CDS encoding ABC transporter permease, with product MTLLAVERIKLLTTRSPWWCAVASIVLAGSFTALVVGNATPEFPASVATTQYGYQMGLAVIMVLGALSVTTEYRFNTIRTTFQAVPNRTAVLAAKATVVALLALIIGELTAFSSWGLSLLLAPDYDLALNSTADIVNVAGVGVVYAIAAVIAVAVGLLVRHSAGAISLLMIYTLAVEGLVQLIPKVGADIYEWLPFNVAHKFLTGNGESNGGLEFAGPPLSTSPLSPGWALAYFAGFALVLLIVAIVTTNKRDA from the coding sequence ATGACACTGCTCGCGGTCGAACGCATCAAGTTGCTCACCACCCGGTCACCGTGGTGGTGTGCGGTGGCCAGCATCGTGCTGGCCGGTTCCTTCACGGCTCTCGTGGTCGGCAACGCCACCCCGGAGTTCCCGGCGAGCGTCGCCACCACGCAGTACGGCTACCAGATGGGGCTCGCCGTCATCATGGTGCTCGGCGCGCTGTCGGTGACGACCGAGTACCGGTTCAACACCATCCGGACCACGTTCCAGGCGGTGCCCAACCGCACCGCGGTGCTGGCGGCCAAGGCCACCGTCGTGGCACTGCTCGCGCTGATCATCGGCGAGCTCACGGCGTTCTCGTCGTGGGGCCTGTCGCTGCTGCTCGCACCGGACTACGACCTGGCGCTCAACAGCACCGCCGACATCGTGAACGTCGCCGGCGTGGGCGTGGTGTACGCGATCGCGGCGGTGATCGCGGTGGCCGTGGGACTGCTCGTGCGGCACAGCGCGGGCGCCATCTCGCTGCTGATGATCTACACCCTGGCCGTCGAGGGCCTGGTGCAGCTCATCCCGAAGGTCGGGGCCGACATCTACGAGTGGCTGCCGTTCAACGTGGCGCACAAGTTCCTGACCGGCAACGGCGAGTCGAACGGCGGGCTGGAGTTCGCGGGGCCGCCCCTGTCGACGTCGCCGCTCAGCCCGGGCTGGGCACTGGCATACTTCGCGGGCTTCGCGCTCGTGCTGCTGATCGTGGCGATCGTGACCACGAACAAGCGCGACGCCTGA
- a CDS encoding sensor histidine kinase, whose protein sequence is MAGWPRWGKPSLLYRRVVPTRSLRERVAQPVREFVARHSQQVNLPGIVLLAAVLGDLAIIVRSSVDEFGPVGLDLLLIPGIVVLAACAVWSYRSPLPAGLTGAGTLLMSTALIVVTGTPAYTALLEKITFGETVAGVQLVYYAVSRLRPIGAVFVTGTLVGATVVASLTRAGLVHPAGLFIGLRNVELTDLAVTAVTGMALLLLTVVAGIYHRRTRRPSRERNELVAFLRRRWALVTPLAVLLFLELSYVQSPPSLDILVMLCCVGTAVVAVLGSKFPSQAVAYYCALVLVSGVLFRYTGPLYSTFYGIALSQILSGMALVVTVVRHESTRRATWLVVVQSVTVGVVTLVHTPLAYDSPTVRTAFGTALLALGICVAIGMFLKARDSERARMVETAVGDAQTAERMALARELHDVVAHHVTGIVVQAQAARMVAEQNPAVVTDALAQIERAGTDAMTAMRRLVRSMRGDAPAGASEFSEQATTDLAADLRRLVDTGNHGIPTELTVDLPGDLPPEVARSALRLVQESLTNVGKHAKDASRAIVGVCAVGEQLHIRIADDGRGSAEKTRASRTSDDSGYGLVGMRERVDLLHGRLRAGPSPEGGWLVEAWIPLRTGERNGE, encoded by the coding sequence ATGGCCGGATGGCCGCGCTGGGGGAAGCCCTCGCTGCTCTACCGTCGTGTCGTGCCCACCCGGTCCCTCCGCGAACGCGTCGCGCAACCCGTCCGCGAGTTCGTCGCGCGCCACTCCCAACAGGTCAATCTTCCCGGCATCGTCCTGCTCGCCGCCGTACTCGGCGACCTCGCCATCATCGTGAGGTCCTCAGTGGACGAATTCGGCCCGGTCGGTCTCGACCTGCTGTTGATTCCCGGGATCGTGGTGCTGGCGGCGTGTGCCGTGTGGTCGTACCGGAGTCCACTGCCCGCCGGGCTCACCGGGGCCGGCACGCTGCTGATGTCCACCGCTCTGATCGTCGTCACGGGCACCCCGGCGTACACGGCGCTGCTGGAGAAGATCACCTTCGGCGAGACCGTCGCGGGGGTCCAGCTCGTGTACTACGCGGTGTCGAGACTGCGCCCGATCGGAGCGGTGTTCGTCACCGGCACTCTGGTGGGCGCCACGGTCGTCGCCTCCTTGACGCGGGCAGGTCTCGTGCATCCAGCGGGCCTGTTCATCGGGCTGCGGAACGTCGAGCTCACCGACCTCGCAGTGACCGCCGTCACCGGAATGGCGTTGCTCCTGCTGACCGTGGTCGCGGGGATCTACCACCGCAGGACGCGGCGCCCGAGCCGCGAGCGCAACGAACTCGTGGCGTTCCTGCGGCGCCGGTGGGCACTGGTCACCCCGCTGGCGGTCCTGCTCTTCCTGGAGCTCTCCTACGTCCAGTCGCCACCCAGCCTGGACATTCTCGTGATGCTGTGCTGCGTCGGGACGGCCGTGGTCGCCGTGCTGGGCTCCAAGTTCCCGTCCCAGGCGGTGGCGTACTACTGCGCGCTCGTGCTCGTCTCGGGTGTTCTCTTCCGGTACACCGGGCCGCTCTACTCCACCTTCTACGGGATCGCGTTGAGCCAGATCCTCAGCGGGATGGCCCTGGTCGTGACGGTCGTCCGCCACGAATCCACGAGACGCGCGACCTGGCTGGTCGTCGTCCAGTCCGTCACCGTCGGGGTCGTCACCCTCGTGCACACTCCCCTCGCGTACGACTCGCCCACGGTGCGGACGGCCTTCGGCACGGCGCTGCTCGCCCTCGGGATCTGTGTGGCCATCGGCATGTTCCTGAAGGCGCGTGACTCCGAGCGGGCCCGGATGGTCGAGACGGCCGTGGGCGACGCGCAGACCGCCGAGCGCATGGCGCTGGCTCGCGAGTTGCACGACGTCGTGGCCCACCACGTGACGGGCATCGTGGTGCAGGCCCAGGCCGCCCGGATGGTCGCCGAGCAGAACCCCGCCGTGGTCACCGACGCGCTCGCGCAGATCGAGCGGGCGGGCACCGACGCGATGACGGCCATGCGGCGGCTGGTCCGGAGCATGCGCGGGGACGCCCCAGCGGGTGCCAGCGAGTTCAGCGAGCAGGCCACGACCGACCTCGCCGCGGACCTCCGCCGTCTCGTCGACACCGGCAACCACGGCATCCCGACCGAGCTCACGGTGGACCTCCCCGGCGACCTCCCGCCCGAGGTCGCCCGATCCGCGCTGCGCCTGGTGCAGGAGTCGCTGACCAACGTCGGCAAGCACGCGAAGGACGCGAGCCGGGCGATCGTCGGCGTCTGCGCGGTAGGCGAGCAGCTCCACATCCGGATCGCCGACGACGGCAGGGGAAGCGCGGAGAAGACCCGAGCGAGCCGGACGTCCGACGACTCCGGATACGGTCTGGTCGGCATGCGGGAACGAGTCGACCTCCTCCACGGCCGGTTGCGGGCGGGGCCGTCGCCGGAGGGCGGCTGGCTCGTCGAGGCATGGATCCCCCTCAGGACGGGCGAAAGGAACGGCGAGTGA
- a CDS encoding TetR/AcrR family transcriptional regulator: MARPRTVDRQRLLDAAAVVIAREGPHFTLAGVAAEAGVSVGSVAGRFRSKHGLLVALSEAATARTATVLREAAEAAPTPREAVREALVALYAGLGNAETAANHLAQLGVDLVDATLRDRLGRHYAAVEDVLCELLTAREGNAWAGPPPRQAVRVLLAVANGAAIDWSVRPRGELGTRLREDIDLITKGWWGT; the protein is encoded by the coding sequence ATGGCACGACCCAGGACCGTGGACCGGCAGCGGCTGCTCGACGCCGCCGCCGTGGTCATCGCCAGGGAGGGACCGCACTTCACGCTCGCGGGTGTGGCGGCGGAGGCCGGGGTCTCGGTCGGCAGTGTGGCCGGGCGCTTCCGGTCGAAGCACGGCCTGCTCGTGGCGTTGAGCGAGGCCGCCACCGCGCGGACGGCCACGGTGCTGCGCGAGGCCGCCGAGGCGGCGCCGACCCCGCGGGAGGCCGTGCGGGAGGCCCTGGTGGCGCTGTACGCGGGCCTGGGAAATGCCGAGACCGCGGCCAACCACCTGGCCCAGCTGGGGGTGGACCTGGTCGACGCGACGTTGCGCGACCGGCTCGGCCGTCACTACGCCGCCGTGGAGGACGTCCTGTGCGAGCTGCTGACCGCGCGGGAGGGCAACGCCTGGGCGGGGCCGCCACCGCGGCAGGCGGTGCGCGTGCTGCTGGCCGTCGCGAACGGTGCGGCGATCGACTGGTCCGTCCGCCCACGCGGTGAGCTCGGCACGCGCCTGCGGGAGGACATCGACCTGATCACGAAGGGCTGGTGGGGGACTTGA
- the trmB gene encoding tRNA (guanosine(46)-N7)-methyltransferase TrmB: protein MRLVGSEHQPRLRSVVSYVKRGGRMTAGQQRAWERLWPSWGRAVSDLPEGPIDFAEWFGRQAPVVLEIGSGMGEATSQLAAAAPEVNYVAVEVYEAGLGQLMLRAEQLGVENLRLLHGDAVVLLTHHVAPESLSAVRIFYPDPWPKKRHHKRRLVEPSFVSLVASRMEPGATLHLATDWEDYAEQMLDVCSAEPTLRNRYDGWAPRPDFRPVTKFEHRARGEGRESRDLIFEKLP from the coding sequence GTGCGGCTCGTGGGAAGCGAGCACCAGCCGAGACTGCGCAGCGTCGTCAGTTACGTCAAGCGCGGCGGGCGGATGACGGCGGGCCAGCAACGAGCCTGGGAGCGGCTGTGGCCGTCGTGGGGCCGGGCGGTGTCGGACCTGCCGGAGGGGCCGATCGACTTCGCCGAGTGGTTCGGCAGGCAGGCCCCGGTCGTGCTGGAGATCGGTTCCGGCATGGGCGAGGCGACCTCGCAGCTGGCCGCGGCCGCGCCCGAGGTCAACTACGTCGCCGTGGAGGTCTACGAGGCCGGGCTCGGCCAGCTGATGTTGCGCGCCGAGCAGCTGGGCGTCGAGAACCTGCGACTGCTCCACGGCGACGCCGTCGTGCTGCTCACCCACCACGTGGCGCCGGAGTCGCTGTCGGCGGTGCGGATCTTCTACCCCGACCCCTGGCCGAAGAAGCGCCACCACAAGCGCAGGCTCGTCGAGCCCTCGTTCGTGTCGCTGGTGGCGTCGCGGATGGAACCGGGGGCCACCCTGCACCTGGCCACCGACTGGGAGGACTACGCCGAGCAGATGCTCGACGTGTGTTCGGCCGAGCCCACCCTGCGCAACCGCTACGACGGCTGGGCACCGAGGCCGGACTTCCGCCCGGTGACGAAGTTCGAGCACCGGGCCCGCGGCGAGGGCCGCGAGAGTCGCGACCTGATCTTCGAGAAGCTGCCGTAG
- a CDS encoding FtsX-like permease family protein — protein MTAFRIALRVLRRDRRTRTSAILMGVGVAVATGLMLVLVSLPGAAQARVDRAAWQEPSAADFVGEAGGTPMSMSVSEDVHGDHTITRVDVAAHDASEISEIALPPGIDRFPGPGEVLMSPALRELSADLPASVLADRYPGEVVGTLGADALTHPDQLAVLVGHTEAEMGSMAMQVFGFGQPGDAWDPTLDLLAGVGVVVLLVPSLVLVASAARLTASRREQRLAALRLAGATPRQVVGMVAGENAIAAAGGALLGLALTPLARWAASHVPWGGGTWQASDFATSPLLTLAVVVTIPLLVLAAAVVGLWRVVRSPLGAARSERPRRPHWVRLLALPLSGLVFFLVLRNLSDAVGIVLLLGALALIIASSMLIGPFVTAAVGALFARSWRRPSMLLAGRRLRHDPKGAYRASAGVVLAVFTGSMALTVLPSIETLAGSSSPFRDSVLYVNADADATAVAERADAALARYGIEERAERIATAELQVDGRGEQAFVVECETAGRLLRVDLGDACANPGVAVTGPPELVEGAAVASGPEPAIDLPEGTPVHEVGSETGRIALPPLIDPAVLPEGVEPEPSIVAVPVTAENADVVRTALAGAANGLPVESVPTRLASQQAELDDLRRVTVIGLVAAALLSGCSAAITTAGSVMDRRRSFGALMAAGTPVRVLGRALRAEAAAP, from the coding sequence GTGACCGCGTTCCGCATCGCCCTGCGGGTGCTGCGCCGCGACCGGCGCACGAGGACGTCGGCGATCCTCATGGGAGTGGGGGTCGCGGTCGCCACCGGCCTGATGCTGGTGCTCGTCTCCCTGCCGGGCGCCGCACAGGCCCGCGTCGACCGCGCCGCGTGGCAGGAGCCGTCCGCCGCCGACTTCGTGGGGGAAGCCGGCGGTACCCCGATGTCGATGAGCGTCAGCGAGGACGTCCACGGCGACCACACGATCACGCGGGTCGACGTCGCCGCGCACGACGCGTCCGAGATCTCCGAGATCGCGCTGCCGCCCGGCATCGACCGTTTCCCCGGTCCCGGCGAGGTCCTCATGTCGCCCGCCCTGCGCGAGCTCAGCGCCGACCTGCCGGCCTCGGTGCTCGCCGACCGCTACCCGGGTGAGGTCGTCGGAACGCTCGGGGCGGACGCGTTGACCCATCCGGACCAGCTCGCGGTGCTCGTGGGGCACACCGAGGCCGAGATGGGCAGCATGGCCATGCAGGTCTTCGGCTTCGGCCAACCGGGCGACGCCTGGGACCCGACCCTCGACCTCCTCGCCGGCGTGGGCGTGGTGGTCCTGCTGGTGCCGAGTCTCGTGCTGGTGGCCTCCGCCGCCCGGCTCACCGCGTCCCGCCGCGAACAGCGCCTCGCGGCACTGCGCCTGGCGGGAGCGACACCGCGTCAGGTCGTGGGCATGGTCGCGGGCGAGAACGCGATCGCCGCGGCCGGCGGTGCGCTGCTGGGCCTCGCCCTGACGCCGCTGGCGCGCTGGGCGGCGTCCCACGTGCCGTGGGGCGGCGGCACCTGGCAGGCGAGCGACTTCGCCACGTCGCCGCTGCTGACCCTCGCCGTGGTCGTGACGATCCCGCTGCTGGTGCTGGCGGCCGCCGTCGTCGGACTCTGGCGGGTGGTGCGCAGTCCGCTGGGGGCCGCCCGCAGCGAGCGTCCCCGGCGACCGCACTGGGTCCGGCTGCTCGCGCTGCCGCTCTCGGGGCTGGTGTTCTTCCTGGTCCTGCGGAACCTCTCCGACGCGGTCGGGATCGTGCTGCTGCTCGGTGCGTTGGCGCTGATCATCGCCTCGTCGATGCTCATCGGCCCGTTCGTCACGGCGGCCGTCGGCGCGTTGTTCGCCCGTTCCTGGCGCAGGCCGTCGATGCTGTTGGCGGGCCGCAGGTTGCGGCACGACCCCAAGGGTGCCTACCGCGCGTCCGCCGGGGTGGTGCTGGCGGTGTTCACCGGCTCGATGGCGTTGACGGTGCTGCCCTCGATCGAAACGCTCGCCGGCTCGTCGTCGCCGTTTCGCGACTCGGTGCTGTACGTGAACGCCGACGCCGACGCCACCGCGGTCGCCGAGCGCGCGGACGCCGCACTCGCTCGCTACGGGATCGAGGAGCGGGCCGAGCGGATCGCGACCGCCGAGCTCCAAGTCGACGGCCGTGGCGAGCAGGCCTTCGTCGTCGAGTGCGAGACCGCCGGGCGACTGCTGCGCGTCGACCTGGGCGACGCCTGCGCGAACCCGGGCGTCGCCGTCACGGGCCCGCCCGAACTGGTCGAGGGTGCGGCCGTGGCAAGCGGTCCGGAGCCCGCGATCGACCTTCCGGAGGGCACCCCCGTCCACGAGGTCGGCTCCGAGACCGGCCGGATCGCGCTCCCACCGCTGATCGACCCCGCGGTGTTGCCGGAAGGCGTCGAGCCCGAGCCGTCGATCGTGGCGGTGCCCGTCACGGCGGAGAACGCCGACGTCGTCCGGACGGCGCTCGCCGGGGCCGCGAACGGGCTCCCGGTCGAGAGCGTGCCCACCCGGCTCGCCTCGCAGCAGGCGGAGCTCGACGACCTGCGCCGCGTCACCGTGATCGGTCTTGTCGCCGCCGCGTTGCTGAGCGGATGCAGTGCCGCGATCACCACGGCCGGGTCGGTGATGGACCGGCGCCGCAGCTTCGGCGCGCTCATGGCGGCCGGTACGCCGGTGCGGGTGCTGGGCCGCGCGCTCCGGGCGGAGGCCGCCGCACC
- a CDS encoding amidohydrolase family protein, which translates to MALRLHAAVVLPADPACSVVRDGVVDVDDHGRISYCGPADSAPAGAAAPERTRRLGGILLPGLVNAHAHSPMVLLRGMGGDLPLLRWLREVIWPAEAKLRPEDVRAGMTLGSAEMLSRGVTTSAEMYFHADEMAESVLATGARVVLGAPIIDLPGLRWQTMLAETERWIDADGLRFGDGDRVEITYAPHSAYTLPVEALEAVAASAHDRGALVQIHVAEAADEDTTQRAEHGSVPRLLEKVGLLRGRLLAAHAVHLSDADIALLARSGAGVAHCPGSNAKLASGIARLTDLRAASVAVGLGTDGPASNDDLDLWEELQLAAMFARLSTSDATALRAADALLLATRGGAEALGRDDIGALEPGRWADLVHVDLDDPAFATGLDVPDEQLLANLVWAAGSRTVTDVWVAGRQVVQDGEPTRLDRAEAQAAVAEAAVRLR; encoded by the coding sequence ATGGCCCTTCGTCTCCACGCCGCCGTCGTCCTCCCCGCCGATCCTGCCTGCTCGGTGGTCAGGGACGGGGTGGTCGACGTCGACGACCACGGCCGGATCTCCTACTGCGGGCCCGCGGACTCGGCTCCGGCGGGCGCGGCCGCTCCCGAGCGAACCCGGCGTCTCGGGGGCATCCTGCTGCCCGGGTTGGTCAACGCCCACGCGCACAGCCCCATGGTGCTGTTGCGGGGCATGGGCGGCGACCTGCCGCTGCTGCGCTGGTTGCGCGAGGTGATCTGGCCCGCCGAGGCCAAACTGCGCCCGGAGGACGTGCGAGCGGGGATGACGCTCGGGTCGGCGGAGATGCTGAGCCGGGGCGTGACCACCAGCGCCGAGATGTACTTCCACGCCGACGAGATGGCCGAGAGCGTGCTGGCGACGGGCGCACGCGTCGTGTTGGGTGCTCCGATCATCGACCTGCCCGGGCTGCGCTGGCAGACCATGCTGGCCGAGACGGAGCGGTGGATCGACGCCGACGGCCTCCGCTTCGGCGACGGTGACCGCGTCGAGATCACCTACGCACCGCATTCGGCCTACACGCTGCCGGTCGAGGCGCTGGAGGCCGTCGCCGCCTCCGCGCACGACCGTGGGGCGCTGGTGCAGATCCACGTGGCCGAGGCCGCCGACGAGGACACGACGCAGCGCGCCGAGCACGGTTCCGTTCCCCGGTTGCTGGAGAAGGTGGGCCTGCTGCGGGGACGCCTGCTCGCCGCCCACGCCGTCCACCTGTCGGACGCCGACATCGCGCTGCTGGCGCGCAGCGGTGCCGGCGTGGCGCACTGTCCCGGGTCCAACGCGAAACTCGCCTCCGGCATCGCCCGCCTCACCGACCTGCGGGCGGCGTCCGTCGCGGTCGGACTCGGCACCGACGGCCCCGCGAGCAACGACGACCTCGACCTCTGGGAGGAGCTTCAGCTCGCCGCGATGTTCGCGCGGCTGTCCACGTCGGATGCCACAGCGCTGCGGGCGGCCGACGCGCTGCTGCTGGCGACCCGGGGCGGCGCCGAGGCGCTGGGCCGCGACGACATCGGTGCGCTGGAACCGGGACGCTGGGCCGACCTGGTGCATGTGGACCTCGACGATCCCGCGTTCGCCACCGGGTTGGACGTGCCCGACGAGCAACTGCTCGCCAACCTCGTGTGGGCCGCCGGGTCGCGGACCGTCACCGACGTCTGGGTCGCGGGACGTCAGGTGGTGCAGGACGGCGAACCCACCCGCCTCGACCGTGCCGAAGCGCAGGCGGCCGTGGCCGAAGCCGCCGTCCGCCTGCGCTGA
- a CDS encoding ABC transporter ATP-binding protein, whose amino-acid sequence MTVARLRGVTKLYGDTAAVKDVSFDLHENRIHGLLGRNGAGKSTVMRMLTGQDRQSDGTIEVFGAAPYENADVLRQVCFIKESQRYPDIFRVRHAFEAASLVFPDWDADFAAELVDEFRLRTAQRIKKLSRGQLSAVGVIIGLAARAPLTLFDEPYLGLDAVARQMFYDRLLADYAEHPRTIVLSTHLIDEVADLIEQVIVIDSGRILMDDSSETLRSQAVTVTGPTQAVERFAAGHTELHREQLGGILRLTIRTTVRDSVPPQEAENLQIEPVSLQQLVVRATQASGREQAYVGATNGKEAR is encoded by the coding sequence ATGACCGTCGCACGCCTGCGGGGGGTGACCAAGCTCTACGGCGACACGGCGGCCGTGAAGGACGTGTCGTTCGACCTGCACGAGAACCGCATCCACGGCCTGTTGGGCCGCAACGGTGCGGGCAAGAGCACGGTGATGCGGATGCTCACCGGCCAGGATCGGCAGAGCGACGGCACGATCGAGGTGTTCGGAGCGGCGCCGTACGAGAACGCCGACGTGCTGCGCCAGGTCTGCTTCATCAAGGAGTCGCAGAGGTACCCCGACATCTTCCGGGTGCGGCACGCGTTCGAGGCGGCGAGCCTCGTCTTCCCCGACTGGGACGCCGACTTCGCCGCCGAACTCGTCGACGAGTTCCGCCTGCGAACCGCGCAGCGAATCAAGAAGCTCTCCCGCGGCCAGCTCTCGGCCGTCGGCGTGATCATCGGGCTGGCCGCCCGCGCACCGCTGACGTTGTTCGACGAGCCCTACCTGGGGCTGGACGCCGTGGCCAGGCAGATGTTCTACGACCGGCTGCTGGCCGACTACGCGGAACATCCCCGCACGATCGTCCTCTCGACACACCTCATCGACGAGGTCGCCGACCTGATCGAGCAGGTCATCGTGATCGACTCCGGGCGCATTCTCATGGACGACAGCTCCGAGACACTGCGTTCGCAGGCCGTGACGGTGACCGGTCCGACGCAGGCGGTGGAGCGGTTCGCGGCCGGGCACACCGAACTGCACCGGGAGCAGCTCGGCGGCATCCTGCGCCTCACCATCCGGACCACCGTCCGGGACTCGGTGCCGCCGCAGGAGGCGGAGAACCTCCAGATCGAGCCCGTGTCGCTCCAGCAACTCGTGGTCCGCGCGACCCAGGCGTCCGGCCGTGAGCAGGCGTACGTGGGCGCGACGAACGGTAAGGAGGCCCGGTGA